From Fundidesulfovibrio terrae, a single genomic window includes:
- a CDS encoding LL-diaminopimelate aminotransferase has product MPQFKMADRLAALPPYLFAEIDRVKNEVKARGVDIISLGIGDPDMPTPDFIVDALYASAKKPENHQYPSYVGLRTFRAAVSTWYKGRFGVDLDPDNEVVSLIGSKEGIAHFPLAYVNPGDLVLVCTPNYPVYNVATGFAGGTTKFLPMTDANNFLPDLDQVTDAEWDKAKMIFTNFPNNPTSACAPKSFYEKLVKKCRETNTILVADAAYTEMYYNEAAKPISVFEIPSAKDVAIEFHSLSKTYNMTGWRIGMAVGNSDLVKGLGKIKENVDSGIFQAVQEAGIAALEKGDAYAEKFRAVYKERRDTLAAGLKKIGIDFRLPEATFYFWCKVPNGQDSKGFVTKVLQETGVVVTPGNGFGSPEAGEGYFRIAMTVGKEKIEEALSRLAKM; this is encoded by the coding sequence ATGCCTCAGTTCAAGATGGCCGATCGCCTGGCCGCGCTGCCTCCCTACCTGTTCGCCGAGATCGACCGCGTGAAGAACGAGGTCAAGGCGCGCGGCGTGGATATCATTAGCCTTGGTATCGGGGACCCCGACATGCCCACCCCCGACTTCATCGTGGACGCCCTCTACGCTTCCGCCAAGAAGCCCGAGAACCACCAGTATCCGTCTTACGTGGGCCTGCGCACTTTCCGCGCAGCCGTCTCCACCTGGTACAAGGGCCGCTTCGGCGTGGACCTGGACCCCGACAACGAGGTGGTCAGCCTCATCGGCTCCAAGGAAGGCATCGCCCACTTCCCCCTGGCCTACGTCAACCCCGGCGACCTGGTGCTGGTGTGCACCCCCAACTATCCGGTGTACAACGTGGCCACCGGCTTCGCGGGCGGCACCACCAAGTTCCTGCCCATGACCGACGCCAACAACTTCCTGCCTGACCTGGACCAAGTCACCGACGCCGAATGGGACAAGGCGAAGATGATCTTCACCAACTTCCCCAACAACCCCACCTCGGCCTGCGCCCCCAAGAGCTTCTACGAGAAGCTGGTGAAGAAGTGCCGCGAAACCAATACCATCCTGGTGGCCGACGCCGCTTACACCGAGATGTATTACAACGAGGCGGCCAAGCCCATCTCCGTGTTCGAAATTCCCAGCGCCAAGGACGTGGCCATCGAGTTCCACTCCTTGTCCAAGACCTACAACATGACCGGCTGGCGCATCGGCATGGCCGTTGGCAACTCTGACCTGGTCAAGGGCCTGGGCAAGATCAAGGAGAACGTGGACTCCGGCATCTTCCAGGCAGTGCAGGAAGCCGGCATCGCCGCCCTGGAAAAGGGCGACGCCTACGCCGAGAAGTTCCGCGCCGTCTACAAGGAGCGCCGCGACACCCTGGCCGCGGGCCTCAAGAAGATCGGCATCGACTTCCGCCTGCCCGAGGCCACCTTCTACTTCTGGTGCAAGGTGCCCAACGGCCAGGACTCCAAGGGCTTCGTCACCAAGGTGCTCCAGGAGACCGGCGTCGTGGTCACCCCGGGCAACGGCTTCGGCTCCCCCGAGGCGGGCGAGGGCTACTTCCGCATCGCCATGACCGTGGGCAAGGAAAAGATCGAGGAAGCCCTCTCGCGCCTGGCGAAGATGTAA
- the folK gene encoding 2-amino-4-hydroxy-6-hydroxymethyldihydropteridine diphosphokinase has product MHGILPGVRLAARSRVWHTAPLGMAAMEYPRPECQREVVTGPAAAATSPWYANMAVRLDCPPDVTPEALFEALMALEAELGRNRVMETRWGPRVIDIDLLAFGAETRATPRLTLPHPRMFERAFVLLPLEEVAPETATPERIDCLSFTASGTMIFQL; this is encoded by the coding sequence ATGCACGGGATTCTCCCCGGCGTGCGCCTGGCGGCCCGCTCGCGCGTTTGGCACACAGCCCCCCTGGGAATGGCGGCCATGGAATATCCCCGGCCGGAGTGCCAGCGGGAGGTAGTAACCGGGCCCGCAGCGGCGGCGACTTCCCCCTGGTACGCCAACATGGCCGTGCGCCTGGATTGCCCGCCGGACGTCACCCCGGAGGCCCTGTTCGAGGCGCTCATGGCCCTGGAGGCGGAACTCGGGCGCAACCGGGTGATGGAAACCCGCTGGGGGCCTCGCGTCATCGACATCGATCTGCTCGCCTTCGGAGCCGAGACCCGTGCCACCCCTCGCCTGACCCTGCCGCATCCGCGCATGTTCGAGCGGGCGTTCGTGCTCCTGCCCCTGGAGGAAGTCGCCCCCGAGACCGCCACGCCGGAGCGGATCGACTGTTTGTCATTTACAGCGTCTGGAACTATGATATTCCAACTCTAG
- a CDS encoding transcriptional regulator: MWKFVIFAVAAFILWKMFAGDMNRRKQETKKEQETLIAKGEMVKDPICGSYVSIENSVKARDGGTVRHFCSYECRDKFLKQIEASKTKEG; this comes from the coding sequence ATGTGGAAATTCGTTATTTTCGCCGTCGCGGCCTTCATCCTTTGGAAGATGTTCGCCGGCGACATGAACCGCCGCAAGCAGGAGACCAAGAAGGAGCAGGAGACCCTCATCGCCAAGGGCGAGATGGTCAAGGACCCTATCTGCGGCTCCTACGTGTCCATCGAAAATTCCGTGAAAGCGCGTGACGGCGGAACCGTCCGGCATTTTTGCAGCTACGAGTGCCGGGACAAGTTCCTGAAGCAGATCGAAGCTTCGAAAACCAAAGAGGGGTAA
- the fsa gene encoding fructose-6-phosphate aldolase: MKFFLDSASLDEIKAAKDMGMLDGVTTNPTLFSKEKGDWHKTAEAICKEVDGPVSLEVVGTNAEQMLAEAKELIKFGPNVVVKIPMVLEGLKAVRQLKAQNIPVNVTLVFQPLQALMAAKAGATFVSPFVGRIDAIGGDGMAMVEEIVTIFRNYAYETEVLVASIRNPTHIVRAALMGADVCTVPFSVIKELVKHPLTDAGLETFLKDWGKVEKG; encoded by the coding sequence ATGAAATTTTTCCTCGACAGCGCTAGCCTCGATGAGATCAAGGCGGCCAAGGACATGGGCATGCTCGACGGCGTGACCACCAACCCCACGCTGTTTTCCAAGGAAAAGGGCGACTGGCACAAGACTGCCGAGGCCATCTGCAAGGAAGTCGACGGACCGGTGAGCCTCGAGGTGGTGGGAACCAACGCCGAGCAGATGCTGGCCGAGGCCAAGGAACTCATCAAGTTCGGCCCCAACGTGGTGGTCAAGATCCCCATGGTCTTGGAGGGACTCAAGGCCGTACGCCAGCTCAAGGCGCAGAACATCCCGGTGAACGTCACCCTGGTCTTTCAGCCGCTGCAGGCCCTCATGGCCGCCAAGGCCGGGGCCACCTTCGTGAGTCCGTTCGTGGGCCGCATCGACGCCATCGGCGGCGACGGCATGGCCATGGTGGAGGAGATCGTCACCATCTTCCGCAACTACGCCTACGAGACCGAGGTTCTGGTGGCCAGCATCCGCAATCCCACTCACATCGTACGCGCCGCCCTCATGGGTGCGGACGTGTGTACGGTGCCGTTTTCCGTGATCAAGGAGTTGGTGAAGCACCCCCTTACCGACGCGGGCCTGGAGACATTCCTCAAGGACTGGGGCAAGGTGGAGAAGGGCTAG
- a CDS encoding substrate-binding periplasmic protein: MRIFSFLIALCMLTMPNAASCQSLLFAYPERPPYNYTENGNAVGTLVELTRKILAEAGIDATFVEMPSKRILAEIQKDGSTLCSFGWFKTPEREYYVRYTLPIIRDTPLVAVFLKNNFNIQPLGLRLETLAANTNLSVGLVRGWTYGEHVDAVFKNNGTRLVEIPERKQQALMLALERFSYTLARESEIDEIIHMSGKPKEAFVVSPLEDVILNRNSRYIICGKGVPEDVVERINASIVKLCARQPGGADD, from the coding sequence ATGAGAATATTCTCTTTCTTGATCGCTCTATGCATGCTCACCATGCCCAATGCTGCTTCGTGCCAGTCCCTCCTGTTCGCGTACCCTGAACGCCCTCCATACAACTACACGGAGAACGGCAACGCCGTCGGAACCCTTGTGGAGTTGACCAGGAAAATCCTTGCCGAAGCGGGTATCGATGCGACCTTTGTCGAAATGCCCTCGAAGAGAATCCTCGCCGAGATACAGAAGGACGGGAGCACCCTGTGTTCTTTCGGTTGGTTCAAAACGCCTGAGCGGGAATATTACGTCAGATATACCCTGCCCATCATTCGCGACACCCCCCTCGTCGCCGTATTCTTAAAGAATAACTTTAATATTCAGCCGCTGGGCCTCCGCCTCGAGACCTTGGCCGCCAATACGAATCTGTCCGTCGGCCTCGTGCGGGGATGGACCTACGGCGAGCATGTTGACGCGGTGTTCAAAAACAACGGCACACGTTTGGTTGAAATTCCTGAAAGAAAGCAGCAAGCTCTGATGTTGGCTCTGGAGCGATTTTCATACACCCTGGCCAGGGAATCCGAAATTGATGAGATCATCCACATGTCCGGAAAACCCAAGGAAGCGTTCGTGGTGTCGCCCCTTGAGGATGTCATCCTGAACCGGAACAGCCGCTACATCATATGCGGCAAGGGCGTCCCCGAAGATGTCGTGGAGCGAATAAACGCCTCGATCGTCAAGCTCTGCGCCCGGCAGCCCGGCGGCGCGGACGACTGA
- the ade gene encoding adenine deaminase: protein MNFSAPVAALAGKIALALGERPVDLLLKNARLVNVLSGDIHEADIAVSDGIVVGFGDYEAKKVIDCQGRYVCPGLIDGHIHIESTLLTPWEFARAAAPRGTCAVVWDPHEIANVLGREGIEHMLDLTKDCPLSFYIMVSSCVPATNMETSGAEVTAEDVEQLVLQNLDRVLGLAELMNYPGVLAKDPSVLAKIVACSCAVVDGHAPLVSGKALNAYILAGPSSDHECTDVNEAMEKLRKGMHLFMREGSDEKNLKDLIKVCNKFNSQNISMVCDDRDPVDLTTNGHMDHNVRMAVSLGMDPVRAIQMASINTARHFGMRGRGAVAPGYRADMVILDDLEGFTVWKSILNGQDVAGISFGPSGAVHAENTVKLNVLGGKLRASDFEIVKVKDKVRCIGAVTGQIITQSLVVTPRFENGLAMGDPAKDLAKLAVVERHGKNGNIALGFIHGLGLGRGALAGTIAHDSHNLIVTGVSDADMALAGNTLAEAGGGYCIVADGRVLALVDLPLAGLMSLKPMEEVVVGCRELIEAFRSVAINPDEYTHPFMAMSFSSLAVIPELKLTDKGLVDVGTFSMVDLWVG from the coding sequence ATGAATTTCAGCGCGCCTGTGGCGGCCCTGGCCGGAAAGATCGCCCTGGCATTGGGCGAGAGGCCGGTGGATCTGCTGCTCAAGAACGCCCGCCTGGTGAACGTGCTCTCGGGCGACATCCACGAGGCGGACATCGCCGTCTCGGACGGGATCGTCGTCGGCTTCGGAGACTATGAGGCCAAAAAGGTCATCGATTGCCAGGGCCGATACGTCTGCCCCGGACTCATCGACGGTCACATTCATATCGAATCCACGCTGCTCACCCCCTGGGAGTTTGCCCGTGCGGCGGCGCCGCGGGGCACCTGCGCCGTGGTGTGGGACCCCCACGAGATCGCCAACGTGCTCGGGCGTGAAGGCATCGAGCACATGCTTGACCTGACGAAGGATTGTCCCTTGAGCTTCTATATCATGGTGTCGAGCTGCGTGCCGGCCACCAATATGGAGACATCGGGGGCGGAGGTCACAGCCGAGGACGTGGAGCAGTTGGTGCTGCAGAACCTGGATAGGGTGCTTGGGCTGGCCGAGCTCATGAACTATCCCGGCGTGCTGGCCAAGGACCCATCCGTGCTGGCCAAGATTGTGGCCTGCTCCTGCGCGGTGGTGGACGGGCATGCGCCGCTGGTGTCCGGAAAGGCGCTCAATGCCTACATCCTGGCTGGTCCCAGCTCGGATCACGAATGCACGGACGTGAACGAAGCGATGGAGAAGCTGCGCAAGGGCATGCACCTCTTCATGCGCGAGGGCAGCGACGAGAAGAACCTCAAGGACCTGATCAAGGTCTGCAACAAGTTCAATTCCCAGAATATTTCCATGGTCTGCGACGACCGCGACCCCGTGGACCTGACCACCAACGGCCACATGGACCACAATGTGCGCATGGCCGTGAGCCTGGGTATGGACCCGGTTCGGGCCATCCAGATGGCCAGCATCAACACCGCCCGTCACTTCGGCATGCGGGGCAGGGGGGCAGTGGCCCCCGGATACAGGGCGGACATGGTGATCCTGGACGACCTGGAGGGGTTCACCGTCTGGAAATCCATCCTGAACGGTCAGGATGTGGCGGGCATCTCTTTCGGACCGAGCGGTGCGGTTCACGCAGAAAACACTGTAAAATTGAACGTTCTCGGCGGAAAGCTCAGGGCTTCCGACTTCGAAATAGTTAAAGTGAAAGATAAGGTTCGCTGCATCGGAGCCGTGACCGGGCAGATCATCACCCAGTCGCTTGTGGTGACGCCGCGTTTCGAAAACGGCTTGGCCATGGGCGACCCGGCCAAGGACCTGGCCAAGCTCGCCGTTGTGGAGCGGCACGGCAAGAACGGCAACATCGCTCTGGGATTCATCCACGGCCTGGGCCTGGGGCGCGGAGCCCTGGCCGGGACAATCGCCCACGACTCGCACAACCTCATCGTGACGGGGGTGTCCGACGCGGATATGGCCCTGGCCGGGAACACCCTGGCGGAAGCTGGCGGTGGATACTGCATTGTGGCCGACGGCAGAGTGCTGGCGCTGGTCGACCTGCCTCTGGCCGGCCTCATGAGCCTGAAGCCCATGGAGGAGGTCGTGGTCGGGTGCAGGGAACTCATCGAAGCCTTCAGGTCGGTGGCCATCAACCCGGACGAGTACACGCATCCATTCATGGCCATGTCTTTCTCGTCCCTGGCCGTGATCCCCGAACTGAAGCTCACGGACAAGGGCCTGGTGGACGTAGGAACGTTCTCCATGGTCGACTTGTGGGTGGGATGA
- the yedF gene encoding sulfurtransferase-like selenium metabolism protein YedF, with protein sequence MSVKTLDCLGMTCPQPLMACRACLETEAPEALTVLVDDEAALENVTRFLTASGYQPSSAKDGRTWIISAARGPEAGKAPAPAVEDFPCPVPRPGERTRVVVFLTAETIGRGDDGLGGKLMGNFLKTLPELGQDLWRVVMVNGAVKLAALDSPHLDALKVLEAQGVDILVCGTCLEFFGLMDKRAVGQTTNMLDVVTSLQLATKVIDL encoded by the coding sequence ATGAGCGTGAAAACACTGGATTGCCTGGGCATGACCTGCCCCCAGCCCCTGATGGCCTGCCGGGCGTGCCTCGAGACCGAAGCGCCCGAGGCCCTCACGGTGCTGGTCGACGACGAGGCCGCCCTGGAGAACGTCACCCGTTTCCTCACGGCCAGCGGCTACCAGCCTTCCTCCGCCAAGGACGGACGCACCTGGATCATCAGCGCCGCGCGCGGCCCCGAGGCGGGCAAGGCCCCCGCACCCGCCGTGGAGGACTTCCCCTGCCCCGTCCCCAGACCCGGCGAACGGACGCGCGTCGTGGTGTTTCTCACCGCCGAGACCATCGGGCGCGGCGACGACGGCCTCGGCGGCAAGCTCATGGGTAATTTCCTGAAGACCTTGCCCGAACTCGGCCAGGACCTCTGGCGCGTGGTCATGGTCAACGGCGCGGTGAAGCTGGCGGCGCTGGACAGCCCGCATCTGGATGCTCTCAAGGTACTGGAAGCCCAGGGCGTGGACATCCTGGTGTGCGGTACCTGTCTGGAGTTCTTCGGCCTCATGGACAAGCGCGCCGTGGGCCAGACCACCAACATGCTGGACGTGGTCACAAGTCTGCAACTGGCCACCAAGGTGATCGACCTGTAG
- a CDS encoding pseudouridine synthase translates to MRLNKALAQAGVCSRRNADELIRSGRVTVNGRPADLGTAVRPGIDDIRVDARPVGAPDAREHLYFILNKPIETVTTAKDPQGRRTVLDLMRPQAGGRRLFPVGRLDYFSEGLLILTTDGDLANRLMHPRWHQPKLYRVTVRGDAGESTLAAMRGGMTLAEGETLAPVKARLVRKDARSSVLELELIQGVNRQIRRMCRDLGLTILKLVRVAQGPLKLGTLATGASRPLTPDEVEALKHSVNL, encoded by the coding sequence ATGCGTTTGAACAAGGCCCTGGCGCAAGCCGGGGTCTGTTCGCGCCGCAACGCCGACGAACTCATCCGCTCCGGACGCGTCACCGTGAACGGCCGTCCTGCCGACCTGGGCACGGCCGTGCGCCCTGGCATCGACGACATCCGCGTGGACGCAAGGCCCGTGGGTGCCCCGGACGCACGCGAACACCTCTATTTTATTCTCAATAAGCCCATAGAGACCGTGACCACCGCAAAGGACCCCCAGGGGCGCAGGACCGTCCTGGACCTGATGCGTCCCCAGGCGGGCGGGCGCAGGCTCTTTCCGGTGGGACGCCTGGACTATTTCTCTGAAGGGTTGCTCATCCTCACCACGGACGGCGATCTGGCCAACCGCCTCATGCACCCGCGCTGGCACCAGCCCAAACTCTACCGGGTCACGGTGCGGGGCGATGCCGGTGAAAGCACCCTCGCGGCCATGCGTGGGGGCATGACCCTGGCCGAAGGCGAGACACTGGCCCCGGTGAAGGCCCGGCTGGTGCGGAAAGACGCCCGGTCGAGCGTGCTGGAGCTGGAGCTGATCCAGGGTGTGAACCGCCAGATCAGGCGCATGTGCCGCGATCTGGGGCTGACCATCCTGAAGCTCGTCCGGGTGGCGCAAGGGCCGCTCAAGCTCGGGACCTTGGCCACCGGGGCGTCGCGTCCGCTGACGCCGGACGAGGTGGAGGCGCTCAAGCACTCGGTAAACTTGTAG
- a CDS encoding RtcB family protein, protein MDVGMLEKMDSWRWMLHPRGGMRVPAVMIGSRELVRSLDDTASKQIANVACLPGIVGAAYAMPDAHMGYGFPIGGVAAFDPQEGGVVSAGGVGYDIACGVRTLTTGIHKDDIRPVLERLADRLYSAIPAGVGKTGDLALKGRDMDAMLEGGAVWAVKQGYGEKADLEHIEDGGRASGADPSLVSDQAKKRQLAETGTLGSGNHYLEVQVVESVHDSKAAAVYGLVEGEVVVSIHCGSRGLGHQVASDYLTRMLHKAPKYGIKLPDPELACAPIESGLGREYLAAMRAGINCALANRQVLTHLVREVFAEFFPNNWLWLLYDVSHNTCKEETHLVDGKPRRVFVHRKGATRAWGPNHPELPAWLRGVGQPMPVGGSMGTASYVLAGTDLSLERSLGSSCHGAGRSLSRSQALKRWKGRDVLESLARDGIIVRCHGYKGVSEEAPGAYKDIDAVVESSVGAGIAATVARMRPLACVKG, encoded by the coding sequence ATGGACGTGGGCATGCTCGAAAAGATGGATTCATGGAGATGGATGCTGCACCCGCGGGGGGGCATGCGCGTCCCCGCCGTGATGATCGGCTCACGTGAACTCGTGCGATCCCTGGACGACACGGCGTCCAAACAGATCGCCAACGTGGCCTGCCTGCCGGGCATCGTGGGCGCGGCCTACGCCATGCCGGACGCCCACATGGGCTACGGATTCCCCATCGGCGGCGTGGCCGCCTTCGACCCGCAGGAGGGGGGGGTCGTTTCGGCCGGAGGCGTGGGCTACGACATCGCCTGTGGCGTGCGGACCCTGACCACGGGCATCCATAAAGATGACATCCGTCCGGTGCTGGAGCGCCTGGCGGACCGGCTGTACTCCGCTATCCCGGCCGGAGTGGGGAAAACGGGGGATCTTGCACTCAAGGGACGGGACATGGACGCCATGCTGGAAGGCGGCGCGGTCTGGGCGGTGAAGCAGGGCTACGGGGAAAAGGCCGATCTGGAACACATCGAGGATGGGGGCCGCGCGTCGGGAGCCGATCCCTCCCTGGTGTCGGACCAGGCCAAGAAACGGCAGCTGGCCGAAACCGGCACGCTCGGGTCGGGCAACCACTATCTGGAGGTCCAGGTGGTTGAGAGCGTCCACGACAGCAAGGCGGCGGCGGTCTACGGGCTTGTCGAGGGAGAGGTGGTGGTGAGCATCCACTGCGGTTCGCGCGGGCTCGGGCATCAGGTGGCCTCGGACTACCTGACGCGCATGCTCCACAAGGCCCCTAAATACGGAATCAAGCTGCCGGACCCGGAACTGGCCTGCGCGCCCATCGAGTCGGGCCTCGGCAGGGAATACCTGGCGGCCATGCGCGCGGGCATCAACTGCGCCCTGGCCAACCGGCAGGTGCTCACCCATCTGGTGCGTGAGGTGTTCGCGGAGTTCTTTCCGAATAACTGGCTCTGGCTCCTCTACGACGTGTCTCACAACACCTGCAAGGAGGAGACGCATCTGGTGGACGGCAAGCCCCGGCGGGTCTTCGTGCACCGCAAGGGGGCCACGCGCGCCTGGGGGCCGAACCATCCGGAGCTCCCCGCATGGCTTCGCGGCGTGGGCCAGCCCATGCCTGTGGGCGGCAGCATGGGAACGGCCTCGTACGTGCTGGCCGGGACCGATCTGTCGCTTGAGCGATCGCTGGGATCGTCGTGCCATGGCGCGGGCCGCAGCCTCTCCAGGTCTCAGGCGCTCAAGCGCTGGAAAGGGCGCGACGTCCTGGAGTCCCTGGCCCGGGACGGCATCATCGTGCGATGCCACGGATACAAGGGAGTCAGCGAGGAGGCTCCCGGAGCGTACAAGGACATCGACGCCGTGGTGGAGAGTTCCGTGGGTGCGGGAATAGCCGCCACTGTGGCCAGGATGCGTCCCCTTGCATGTGTGAAGGGATAG